In Mucilaginibacter sp. KACC 22063, the genomic stretch ACCGGGCGATTTATAAAGCCAAGCTAAGATATGCCTGCAAAATTGCAGATGGTATTGTTGCCATCAGCCAGAAAACGAAAGATGATATTGTCACCTATTTAGGCATACCGGAAAGTAAAGTAACGGTCATTTACCAAAGCTGCGATAAACAGTTCAGGGAAACACCTTCGGCAGAAAAACTTAAAGAAGTAAAAACCAAATATCAGCTTCCTGAAAAATACCTGTTAAGTGTGGGCACTATTGAGGAAAGGAAGAACCTGCTGTTACTTGCCAAAGCATTAAAAGATGTTGCTGACATTCAACTTGTGGTAGTGGGTAAACCCACGGCATATCTTGATGAAGTGAAAGCATATTTAGAAAGCAACGGACTTACCAATCGGGTAGTTTTTTTGCACAATGTATCTTTCGACCACCTGCCAGCCATATATCAGCAAGCGGAATGCTTCATTTATCCTTCAAGATATGAAGGCTTCGGCTTACCTGTGCTTGAAGCCATATCTCTCGGCGTACCGGTAATTGCGGCCACAGGATCATGCCTGGAAGAAGCAGGCGGACCAGATAGCTTATATGTGAATCCTGACAATGCAGAAGACCTGGCAAACAAGATCAGGCTGGTACTGACTGATAAAAACTTAAGTGCTAAAATGATTGACGCAGGTTTAACATATTCGCGTAAATTTGACGACGAAAAACTTGCCGCTCAATACACGGCATTATATCAAAATATCATACATGCTTAGAGACGAGGTTGAAAAGGCTTTAAAAATTGTTCAGGGTGGCGGCATTATCCTTTATCCTACTGATACCATATGGGGTATAGGTTGCGACGCGTCCAATACCGAAGCTGTGAAAAAGATATTTGCCTTGAAACAGCGCGACGAAGCTAAGAGCATGATCATTTTATTGGATACCGAGAACAAGCTGGAAAGCTACATCCAGGAAGTACCGGGTATTGCTTATGACCTGATAGAATTTGCCGAAAATCCGCTTACATTAGTAATGCCAGGTGCCAAAAACATATCACCGGCTTTAATAGCCGCCGACGGCAGCGTTGGTGTAAGGGTTGGGAAACATCCGTTTTGCCAGCAACTGATACAGCGTTTGCGCAAACCGCTGGTGTCTACCTCGGCTAATATCAGTGGTCAGCCGTCGCCTCAAAATTTTTCGGAAGTAAGCGATGAAATCATTAACGGTGTTGATTATGTTGTTGATGTAGATCAGCACGATTTATCACAAAAAAAGCCCTCAACCATTATGCGGTTAGAACCAAGCGGTAAATTTGAGTTTATACGCCGTTAATTTCTAAACTGCTTTCCCATTCATTATCGTTAAATTTGCACCTTAATGTTTGGGCCGGATATTTCATGAAAGAACACTTAAACCATCCTGTATTTTCTATTATTTCAAAGCTGGCAGGTAAAAACAACCTGCAGGTATATGCTATAGGTGGTTTTGTACGCGATATTTTTTTAAACCGCCCTTCAAAAGACATTGATATTGTTGTTTTAGGCAACGGTATTGCTTTTGCAGAACAGGTAGCTCAGGCGCTTAAGGTCAAATTGTCTGTATTTAAAAACTTTGGCACTGCCATGCTGCGCCACCAGGATATTGAACTGGAGTTTGTAGGCGCCAGAAAAGAATCATACCGTAGTAATTCTCGCAAACCAATTGTAGAAGACGGCACCCTGGATGATGACCAGAAACGCCGCGACTTTACGATAAACGCACTGGCTATTTCGCTGCATCCAGATCATTACGGCGAATTAATTGATCCGTTTAACGGGATGGCAGATCTGGAAAACAAACTGATACGTACCCCCCTTAACCCTGACGAAACTTTTTCTGACGATCCTTTGCGCATGATGCGTGCCATCAGGTTTGCATCGCAGCTGGATTTTGAAATAGCAGAAGATGCCATCAATGCCATCAAGCTGAATAAAGAGCGTATTAAGATCGTATCGCAGGAGCGTATTACGGATGAATTGAACAAAATCATTTTATCTCCCATACCTTCTGCCGGCTTCAGGTATTTATTTGATACGGGCCTGCTGCATCTTATTTTTCCGCAAATGGCTGCCCTGTACGGCGTGGATTATATTAATGGCAGAGGGCATAAAGATAACTTTTACCATACCCTGCAGGTACTTGACAATATCAGCACAGAAACCTATGATCTTTGGCTGCGTTGGGCCGCAATTTTACATGATATTGCCAAGCCGGCAACAAAGCGTTTCGAACCCGGGCACGGATGGACGTTTCATGGACACGAAGACCGTGGCGCACGCATGGTTCCGAAGATTTTTGCACAGCTGAAACTGCCGCTTAATGACCGTATGAAGTTTGTGCAAAAACTGGTGCTTCTTCACTTGCGGCCCATTGTTTTGGCACAGGATGTAATTACAGATTCGGCAGTAAGGCGTTTACTATTTGAGGCAGGTGATGAGATCGACAGCCTGATGATGCTTTGTAAAGCAGATGTTACAACAAAAAATGAGTACAAAGTAAGGAAATATCGTCAGAATTTTGAGCTGGTACAGCAAAAGCTAAAAGATGTTGAACAGCGCGATCAGATACGCAACTGGCAACCACCTGTAACGGGCAATGACATTATGCATATATTTGGCTTACAGGAAGGTAGAGAGGTTGGAATTATAAAAAATCAGATCCGCGAAGCCATTTTAGAAGGTGAAATACCAAACACCCGCGAAGCTGCTTTAGCTTTTACCATTGCAAAAGGCGAAGAAATTGGCTTAAAAGTTGTGGCAAACACAAATTGAATTAAAATACTATTTTTGACAAAATCTACTTTATAGGAAAAAATGGCTATCTACAGGTTTAAAATCACCTTTGAAGATTATGATGATGTAACTCGTGAAATCGATATTAAATCGAACCAATCCTTTGTGGATTTACATCAGGCAATTCACCAATCCACAGGTTACAATTCAGATTATTCTTCATCATTTTATGTGAGTAATGATCAATGGACAAAAGGCGAAGAAATTGCCTATAAGCCCAACCAGCGCAAAATAGACCGTGGGGTAGCCTTAATGGAAAATGCTAAGCTTAGCAATTTTATTGATGATCCGCATCAGAAATTCTATTATACATTTAACTTCGACAGGCCGTTTGATTTCCATGTTGAACTGGTGAAAATTTTAAACGAGGCGCCCGGCGTTGCTTATCCTGCAGTGATTAAAGCTGTAGGCGAAGCACCAAAACAGTTTGGGAATACCTTTGGCTCAACAGTAATTCCTCCTACATCCGAAGAATTTGATTTCCTTAACGAAATGGAATATACACCTGAAGATACTGAGGGTTTTGAAGAAGTAAAAGAAGCCGTTGACGACGAAGAAACTCATGATGAAGAAAGCTCCGAAGAGGAAGATGAGTTCGGTGATGAGTTTTCAGACAACGAAAACTATGACGAAGAAGGCTACAGCCGTGGCAAAAGCGACGATTATTGATCCGCAAAAGGGTTAAACCCTTTAATAAATATAATGAACAGCCAAAAAACTTTAATTGCAGTGGTGGGGCCTACTGCCATTGGCAAAACTGCCGCTGCAATTAAACTGGCTCAACATTATCATACTTCTATCATCTCGGCAGACTCCCGCCAGTTTTATAAAGAAATGTCTGTTGGCACAGCCAAGCCAACAACAGAGGAGCAAAAAGCAGCTAAGCACTATTTTATTGATTCATGCAGTATAACTGAAAATTACACAGCCGGTGATTTTGAAAAGGATGCGCTGGCCGTCATTAATCAGGTTTTTAAACAGACTGATCTGGCTATAATTGCAGGCGGGTCAGGCTTATTTATAAAAGCAGTATGCGAAGGTTTTGATGAATTACCTACCGCTAAAGAAGGTATAAGAGAAGAGCTAAATCAGCAATTTGCAGCCAATGGCATTCAATGGCTTCAGGAACAATTAAAAGCTGCAGATCCGGAGTACTACAAAGAAGTAGACATCAATAACCCACAGCGGCTTATTCGCGCTTTAGAAGTATTTAAAACAACTGGACTACCCTTTTCATCTTATCGCTTGGCCAATAAAAACAAACGGCCATTCAATATTATCAAAATTGGCTTAAACGTTGCCCGTGAGTTACTTTATGACCGGATTAATCGCCGGGTTGATATAATGATAGATGAAGGCCTGTTAAAAGAAGCGGAAAGCTTATTGCCATACCGGCATCTGAATGCCTTACAAACTGTAGGCTACAATGAACTTTTCGATTATTTTGATGGCAAAACAGATTTGCCTGCTGCCATAGAACTTATTAAACAACATACCAGGCAGTTTGCCAAGCGGCAACTCACCTGGTTTAAAAAAGATAAGGAGATCATTTGGATTGATCCCCTTACCGATAATGTTATAGAATTAGCTGATCGCCTTATAAAGCAGATCAATCCTGCAGTTTAAGCAAATACTGGCCGTAACCGCTCTTAATATATTTTTCTGCCACTGCATTTAGCTGCTCTCTGGTGATGAAACCTCTGCGGTAAGCAACCTCTTCAATGCAGCCAATCTTGGTAGCCTGGCGTTTCTCAATAACGCGTACAAACTCGGTAGCATCACTTAACGAGTCAAAAGTACCGGTATCAAGCCATGCCGTACCCCTGTCCATAACGCCTACATGCAAGTTACCCTGTTGAAGGTAGTGTTTATTCACATCCGTAATTTCATACTCGCCACGTGGAGAAGGAGCAATATTCTTGGCCACCTCTACTACGCTGTTATCGTAAAAATATAAACCGGGAACTGCATAATTAGATTTTGGCTGTTCAGGTTTTTCCTCGATAGATAACGCTGTAAAATTTTTATCAAACTCTACAACACCATATCTTTCCGGGTCGGCTACGGTATAGGCAAATATGGCAGCACCATCCACATCGTTAAAGCTGCGGATCAGTTCGCCAAAGCCGGTACCATAAAAGATATTATCTCCAAGTATTAAAGCTACCTTATCATCGCCGATAAACTCTTCGCCTATTACAAAAGCCTGTGCAAGGCCGTTAGGCTTCTCCTGTACTGCGTATTCAAAACGACAGCCAAGCTCGTGCCCGTCACCTAATAAACGTTTAAAACCAGCGTTATCCTCAGGGGTAGTGATAATTAAGATCTCTTTGATATCTGCCATCATTAAAACCGATAAGGGATAATAAATCATCGGCTTATCATAAATTGGCATTAACTGTTTACTGATCGCTTTGGTAATTGGATACAGGCGTGTACCCGATCCTCCGGCAAGTATGATACCTTTCATTTTATAATGCTTTAATACAATTCATCAAACTATCCCTCCAATACGGTATATGGATGTTAAAGTTTAATTTAATTTTAGATTTATCCATAACAGAGTAAGCCGGACGCTTAGCTTTAGTTGGATATTGAGAAGTATTGATTGGATTTACCTTGATGTTTACCTGCGCAATATCAAAAATGCCTTTGGCAAAATCAAACCATGATGTTGTACCTTCATTACTAAAATGATAAACACCATATGATCTGTTATCATTCTGGATGATGTGCAAAATGGCACCTGCTAAATCAATAGCATAAGTTGGGCTACCTACCTGATCGGCAATAATGCTCAGCTCAGATCTGTCTGCTGCTAATTTAAGCATGGTCTTCACGAAGTTATTGCCATATTCTGAGTAAAGCCAGCTGGTACGCAATATATAGTACTGGTCAAGGTTAGCTTCTATCTCTTTCTCCCCTTCTAACTTCGTCAGGCCATAAACACTGATAGGATTGGTTTCATCCTCTTCTGTAAGCAACTTCGGCAAATTTCCTTCAAATACAAAGTCAGTTGATATATGTATAAGTGTTGCATCGTACTTGGCACAAACTATTGCCAGGTTTTCGGCACCGTCGCGGTTTACCTTACGTGCCAGTTCCACTTCATCCTCTGCCTTATCAACAGCCGTATATGCAGCACAATTGATCACATAAGAAGGTTGAAACTTTTGCATCAGGTGGTCGAGTCCACTGGCGTCAAGGATATTAGATTCATTTTCAGGCGGAAAAATAATATCATTGTATCCGCTTTTTTCGGCAACTGCTTTTAAGCACTGACCTAATTGCCCGGCACCGCCGAACACTAAAGTTTTACTCATATTCAAATATAAGAGATTAGCTAAGATTGTTGGGACGCGCCAAAAAGTTGTTCTTCAATTAAGTAACACAATATATGACCTATAAGTATATGTGCTTCCTGTATACGTGGCGTATCATTTGAAGGAACCTTTATACAAATATCGCAAAGGTCTGCCATTTTACCGCCGTTACCACCT encodes the following:
- a CDS encoding IS1096 element passenger TnpR family protein; its protein translation is MAIYRFKITFEDYDDVTREIDIKSNQSFVDLHQAIHQSTGYNSDYSSSFYVSNDQWTKGEEIAYKPNQRKIDRGVALMENAKLSNFIDDPHQKFYYTFNFDRPFDFHVELVKILNEAPGVAYPAVIKAVGEAPKQFGNTFGSTVIPPTSEEFDFLNEMEYTPEDTEGFEEVKEAVDDEETHDEESSEEEDEFGDEFSDNENYDEEGYSRGKSDDY
- a CDS encoding CCA tRNA nucleotidyltransferase, translating into MKEHLNHPVFSIISKLAGKNNLQVYAIGGFVRDIFLNRPSKDIDIVVLGNGIAFAEQVAQALKVKLSVFKNFGTAMLRHQDIELEFVGARKESYRSNSRKPIVEDGTLDDDQKRRDFTINALAISLHPDHYGELIDPFNGMADLENKLIRTPLNPDETFSDDPLRMMRAIRFASQLDFEIAEDAINAIKLNKERIKIVSQERITDELNKIILSPIPSAGFRYLFDTGLLHLIFPQMAALYGVDYINGRGHKDNFYHTLQVLDNISTETYDLWLRWAAILHDIAKPATKRFEPGHGWTFHGHEDRGARMVPKIFAQLKLPLNDRMKFVQKLVLLHLRPIVLAQDVITDSAVRRLLFEAGDEIDSLMMLCKADVTTKNEYKVRKYRQNFELVQQKLKDVEQRDQIRNWQPPVTGNDIMHIFGLQEGREVGIIKNQIREAILEGEIPNTREAALAFTIAKGEEIGLKVVANTN
- a CDS encoding glycosyltransferase family 4 protein, coding for MNIGFDAKRAFLNRTGLGNYSRWLITALSRYQPQNNYILYTPRINPAINFSVENSAVKLPESKFTSYWRSKGIIADLKRDHVQLYHGLSHELPFGIKKSGIKSVVTIHDVIVLRFPHYFSFLNRAIYKAKLRYACKIADGIVAISQKTKDDIVTYLGIPESKVTVIYQSCDKQFRETPSAEKLKEVKTKYQLPEKYLLSVGTIEERKNLLLLAKALKDVADIQLVVVGKPTAYLDEVKAYLESNGLTNRVVFLHNVSFDHLPAIYQQAECFIYPSRYEGFGLPVLEAISLGVPVIAATGSCLEEAGGPDSLYVNPDNAEDLANKIRLVLTDKNLSAKMIDAGLTYSRKFDDEKLAAQYTALYQNIIHA
- a CDS encoding L-threonylcarbamoyladenylate synthase, with amino-acid sequence MLRDEVEKALKIVQGGGIILYPTDTIWGIGCDASNTEAVKKIFALKQRDEAKSMIILLDTENKLESYIQEVPGIAYDLIEFAENPLTLVMPGAKNISPALIAADGSVGVRVGKHPFCQQLIQRLRKPLVSTSANISGQPSPQNFSEVSDEIINGVDYVVDVDQHDLSQKKPSTIMRLEPSGKFEFIRR
- the rfbD gene encoding dTDP-4-dehydrorhamnose reductase, giving the protein MSKTLVFGGAGQLGQCLKAVAEKSGYNDIIFPPENESNILDASGLDHLMQKFQPSYVINCAAYTAVDKAEDEVELARKVNRDGAENLAIVCAKYDATLIHISTDFVFEGNLPKLLTEEDETNPISVYGLTKLEGEKEIEANLDQYYILRTSWLYSEYGNNFVKTMLKLAADRSELSIIADQVGSPTYAIDLAGAILHIIQNDNRSYGVYHFSNEGTTSWFDFAKGIFDIAQVNIKVNPINTSQYPTKAKRPAYSVMDKSKIKLNFNIHIPYWRDSLMNCIKAL
- the miaA gene encoding tRNA (adenosine(37)-N6)-dimethylallyltransferase MiaA translates to MNSQKTLIAVVGPTAIGKTAAAIKLAQHYHTSIISADSRQFYKEMSVGTAKPTTEEQKAAKHYFIDSCSITENYTAGDFEKDALAVINQVFKQTDLAIIAGGSGLFIKAVCEGFDELPTAKEGIREELNQQFAANGIQWLQEQLKAADPEYYKEVDINNPQRLIRALEVFKTTGLPFSSYRLANKNKRPFNIIKIGLNVARELLYDRINRRVDIMIDEGLLKEAESLLPYRHLNALQTVGYNELFDYFDGKTDLPAAIELIKQHTRQFAKRQLTWFKKDKEIIWIDPLTDNVIELADRLIKQINPAV
- the rfbA gene encoding glucose-1-phosphate thymidylyltransferase RfbA, which encodes MKGIILAGGSGTRLYPITKAISKQLMPIYDKPMIYYPLSVLMMADIKEILIITTPEDNAGFKRLLGDGHELGCRFEYAVQEKPNGLAQAFVIGEEFIGDDKVALILGDNIFYGTGFGELIRSFNDVDGAAIFAYTVADPERYGVVEFDKNFTALSIEEKPEQPKSNYAVPGLYFYDNSVVEVAKNIAPSPRGEYEITDVNKHYLQQGNLHVGVMDRGTAWLDTGTFDSLSDATEFVRVIEKRQATKIGCIEEVAYRRGFITREQLNAVAEKYIKSGYGQYLLKLQD